A genomic region of Coriobacteriaceae bacterium contains the following coding sequences:
- the dxr gene encoding 1-deoxy-D-xylulose-5-phosphate reductoisomerase, translated as MSKMRLVILGATGSIGTQTLDVVRMHADKVEVVALAAGRRVDEMVRYAQEFGCKHLAFGDETVRDAPALAQLDDKVSVGFGAAAVAALTQLDDVDIVLNALSGEAGMRASYDTLKADRILALANKESLVVGGDLIMPLATHDTLLPVDSEHSAIYQCYLGEFANEARRIWLTCSGGPFRGMTRDELSQVTAAQALAHPTWNMGPKITIDSATLMNKGLEVIEAQHLFDVKTDDIRVVVHPQSCVHSMVEYVDGSVKAHLGVADMRIPIQFALSYPHRWESPAAQVDFTQMASLEFLDPDLDTFRCLTLALEAGRAGGTLPCVMNAANEVAVAAFLADACRLTDIDATVEQVMERMGSEPVESLEQLEEIDARSRALASDILARG; from the coding sequence ATGAGCAAGATGCGTCTCGTCATTCTGGGCGCGACTGGTTCTATTGGCACGCAGACGCTTGATGTCGTGCGCATGCATGCTGATAAAGTCGAGGTCGTTGCGCTCGCGGCAGGCCGACGTGTCGACGAGATGGTGCGCTATGCGCAGGAGTTCGGCTGCAAGCACCTTGCCTTCGGCGATGAGACCGTGCGCGACGCTCCCGCGTTGGCACAGCTCGATGACAAGGTGTCTGTCGGTTTTGGCGCCGCCGCCGTTGCGGCCCTCACGCAACTTGACGATGTCGACATCGTGCTTAACGCGCTTTCCGGCGAGGCGGGCATGCGCGCCTCCTACGACACGCTCAAGGCGGACCGCATCCTCGCGCTTGCCAACAAGGAGTCGCTCGTCGTGGGCGGCGACCTCATCATGCCGCTCGCCACGCACGATACCCTGCTCCCCGTCGATTCCGAGCACTCGGCAATCTACCAGTGCTATCTGGGAGAATTCGCAAACGAGGCGCGTAGGATTTGGCTCACCTGCTCGGGTGGCCCCTTCCGTGGCATGACGCGCGACGAGCTTTCGCAGGTGACGGCTGCGCAGGCGCTTGCGCATCCCACATGGAACATGGGACCCAAGATCACCATCGATTCGGCAACGCTCATGAACAAGGGCCTCGAGGTGATCGAGGCACAGCACCTCTTCGACGTGAAGACGGATGACATCCGGGTTGTCGTGCATCCGCAGTCATGCGTGCACTCGATGGTCGAGTACGTCGATGGCTCGGTCAAGGCTCATCTGGGTGTTGCCGACATGCGCATACCCATCCAGTTCGCGCTGAGTTATCCGCATCGCTGGGAAAGCCCGGCAGCGCAGGTCGATTTTACCCAGATGGCGTCACTCGAGTTCCTCGATCCGGATTTGGATACTTTCCGTTGCCTGACGCTCGCGCTTGAGGCGGGTCGCGCAGGTGGCACGCTTCCCTGCGTGATGAACGCGGCAAACGAGGTCGCCGTGGCGGCCTTCCTTGCCGATGCCTGCCGCCTGACCGATATCGACGCGACCGTCGAGCAGGTTATGGAGCGTATGGGAAGCGAGCCGGTCGAATCGCTCGAGCAGCTCGAGGAAATCGACGCGCGCTCTCGTGCGCTCGCGTCCGACATTCTGGCGAGGGGATAG
- a CDS encoding M50 family metallopeptidase yields the protein MNILAIIFWFIVIIGVLTLVHELGHFIAARAFGVRVTEFMIGMPGPNIGFERNGCRYGVTCIPLGGYNRIAGMEGDVENPNLAKVLAYVYRHGTADVSHVALGCDLDAESAELALVILDGWGSIIAPKKHGPDDVYSAPARDGFELGQAREVDDPQALLDEERSHTYRALSFPKRLVTLFAGPFMNVLLAFILLIVIFCGIGLTVASTTLGDVVEGSPAQEAGLQAGDTIVAIDGTDVPDWQTLSTVIAGLAPGEAIDVAYERNGQTTSTTLIVGMDENGSPRLGIYAGQEQYRLPIWEALGASWEYLVLTVQGYLSLFNPSTAGETLSQSTSVVGIAVMSERAASAGIVPLLFIIAIVSLSLAVVNLLPLPPLDGGRILIEVIQRVTHRAVPARVVNVITFIVIALLLVLFVFLLRQDIVNFFLKG from the coding sequence GTGAACATCCTCGCGATCATATTCTGGTTCATCGTCATTATCGGCGTGCTCACGCTCGTGCATGAGCTTGGCCACTTCATCGCTGCGCGAGCCTTTGGCGTGCGTGTGACCGAGTTCATGATCGGCATGCCGGGCCCCAACATCGGCTTCGAGAGAAACGGATGCCGCTACGGTGTCACCTGCATTCCGCTAGGTGGCTACAATCGCATCGCGGGCATGGAAGGCGATGTCGAGAACCCGAATCTGGCCAAGGTGCTCGCCTACGTATATCGACACGGCACGGCTGACGTATCCCACGTCGCGCTGGGCTGCGACCTCGATGCGGAGTCCGCGGAGCTGGCGCTCGTCATTCTGGATGGCTGGGGCTCCATCATCGCGCCCAAGAAGCACGGTCCTGACGATGTCTATTCCGCACCGGCACGCGATGGATTCGAGCTTGGGCAGGCACGTGAGGTCGATGATCCGCAAGCGTTGCTCGACGAGGAGCGCTCGCACACCTATCGCGCGCTGTCGTTTCCCAAGCGGCTCGTCACGCTCTTTGCCGGCCCGTTTATGAACGTGCTGCTTGCCTTCATCCTGCTCATCGTCATCTTCTGCGGCATCGGCTTGACCGTTGCCTCGACGACGCTTGGCGATGTCGTCGAGGGCAGTCCCGCGCAAGAGGCGGGTTTGCAGGCGGGTGATACCATCGTTGCCATTGACGGCACCGACGTGCCCGATTGGCAGACGTTGTCCACCGTCATCGCCGGACTTGCGCCGGGCGAGGCGATAGACGTCGCCTACGAACGCAATGGACAGACGACGAGCACGACGCTCATCGTCGGGATGGACGAGAACGGCTCGCCGCGCCTCGGCATATACGCTGGCCAGGAGCAGTATCGTCTGCCTATCTGGGAGGCGCTGGGCGCGTCTTGGGAGTACCTCGTGCTCACCGTGCAGGGCTACCTCAGCCTCTTCAATCCCTCTACGGCGGGCGAGACGCTCAGTCAGTCGACCTCGGTCGTCGGTATCGCCGTCATGAGCGAGCGGGCGGCATCTGCCGGCATCGTCCCGCTGCTCTTCATCATCGCAATCGTATCGCTGTCGCTTGCCGTCGTGAACCTGCTGCCCCTGCCACCGCTTGATGGCGGGCGTATCCTCATCGAGGTCATTCAGCGCGTCACGCATCGCGCGGTGCCGGCGCGCGTCGTCAATGTGATCACCTTTATCGTCATCGCGCTGCTACTTGTTCTGTTCGTCTTCCTGTTGCGACAAGACATCGTCAATTTCTTCCTGAAGGGGTAG
- the ispG gene encoding flavodoxin-dependent (E)-4-hydroxy-3-methylbut-2-enyl-diphosphate synthase translates to MDFETPRNATRRVHVGKVAVGGGAPVSVQSMTNIPMIDGPNGPWLDVEGNLAQIERLAKAGCEIVRVAIPNRASIARFGQVAEASPLPVVADVHFDYQIAVGACHEHAAGLRINPGNIGAMNKVDAVIEAAGEAGIPIRIGVNAGSLEDALAARSDLTQAEKLALSAEGFVEHFRERDFDDIVVSAKAHDVMTTVNAYRSLSRSLPEVPLHIGVTEAGGVRQGTIKSAAGLGMLLAEGIGDTMRVSLTADPVEEIAVAFDILSAVDVRRCKPEIVSCPTCSRCQVDLIPIADEVTRRLAMINKPLKVAVMGCVVNGPGEARFADVGVACGRDEGVLFAKGEKLRRVPADAIVDELFALIETL, encoded by the coding sequence ATGGACTTCGAAACGCCTCGTAACGCGACGCGTCGTGTACATGTCGGCAAGGTTGCCGTTGGGGGAGGGGCGCCTGTCAGCGTGCAGTCGATGACCAATATCCCCATGATTGATGGTCCCAACGGCCCGTGGCTTGACGTTGAGGGCAACCTCGCGCAAATCGAGCGCCTGGCCAAGGCCGGCTGCGAGATTGTTCGCGTTGCCATTCCCAATCGCGCGTCAATCGCGCGTTTCGGGCAGGTCGCGGAGGCAAGCCCACTGCCCGTCGTTGCCGATGTGCACTTCGATTATCAAATTGCGGTGGGAGCCTGTCATGAGCATGCAGCGGGCCTGCGCATCAATCCGGGCAATATCGGCGCCATGAACAAGGTCGATGCGGTCATCGAGGCGGCGGGGGAGGCCGGCATTCCCATACGCATCGGTGTCAACGCGGGCTCGCTCGAGGATGCCCTTGCTGCGCGCAGTGACCTCACCCAAGCGGAGAAGCTCGCGCTCTCGGCCGAGGGCTTCGTGGAGCATTTCCGCGAACGTGATTTCGATGACATCGTCGTCTCGGCCAAGGCGCATGACGTGATGACGACCGTGAACGCGTATCGGAGCCTCTCGCGGAGCTTGCCCGAGGTGCCGCTGCACATCGGCGTCACGGAAGCCGGCGGTGTGCGCCAGGGTACGATCAAGTCTGCTGCAGGGCTTGGCATGCTGCTTGCCGAGGGCATAGGCGACACCATGCGCGTCTCGCTCACGGCTGATCCCGTCGAGGAGATTGCCGTGGCCTTCGATATCCTCTCCGCCGTCGACGTGCGCCGCTGCAAGCCCGAAATCGTCTCCTGCCCCACGTGCAGCCGCTGCCAGGTCGATCTCATCCCCATCGCCGACGAGGTCACGCGCCGTCTCGCGATGATTAACAAGCCGCTCAAGGTCGCGGTCATGGGCTGCGTCGTCAACGGGCCGGGCGAGGCGCGCTTCGCCGACGTGGGTGTGGCCTGCGGTCGCGATGAGGGCGTGCTCTTCGCGAAAGGCGAGAAGCTGCGTCGCGTGCCCGCCGATGCAATCGTCGACGAGCTGTTCGCGCTCATCGAGACGCTTTAA
- the tsaA gene encoding tRNA (N6-threonylcarbamoyladenosine(37)-N6)-methyltransferase TrmO, with translation MVHSETYEIEPIAHIRTPFPEKFGIPRQSGLVAEAKGTIVFDPKYRDPDALRGIEGFSHLWLIWGFSAVEQDGFTPLVRPPRLGGNEKRGVFATRSPFRPNELGLSVVRLEGVEKTKGKGVVLNVSGVDLLDKTPIYDIKPYIPYADAHPEASGGFASDPDEGVLIVDCDDEILERLDDDATAVLAALARDPRPAYHDNPERVYEMRYGCWTVRFSVDGDTLTVHSVE, from the coding sequence ATGGTTCATTCCGAGACATACGAAATCGAACCTATCGCGCACATCCGCACACCGTTTCCCGAGAAGTTCGGGATTCCGCGGCAAAGCGGACTGGTCGCCGAGGCGAAGGGCACCATCGTCTTCGATCCCAAGTACCGCGACCCCGACGCCCTACGCGGTATCGAGGGATTTAGCCACCTCTGGCTGATCTGGGGATTCTCGGCTGTCGAGCAAGACGGGTTTACGCCGCTCGTGCGACCACCGCGTCTGGGAGGCAACGAGAAGCGCGGCGTGTTTGCGACACGATCGCCCTTCAGGCCCAACGAGCTCGGGCTGTCCGTCGTCAGGCTCGAGGGCGTGGAGAAGACGAAAGGCAAGGGTGTGGTTCTGAACGTGAGCGGCGTTGACTTGCTAGACAAGACGCCCATTTACGACATCAAGCCCTATATTCCCTATGCTGATGCACATCCGGAGGCTTCGGGTGGCTTCGCATCCGACCCTGACGAGGGCGTGCTCATCGTTGATTGCGATGACGAGATTCTGGAGCGCCTGGACGATGACGCGACGGCCGTATTGGCTGCCCTGGCACGCGATCCACGCCCGGCTTATCACGATAACCCCGAGCGTGTCTACGAGATGCGTTATGGATGCTGGACCGTGCGTTTCTCCGTCGATGGCGATACCCTCACCGTACATTCGGTGGAATGA
- a CDS encoding arylamine N-acetyltransferase — protein sequence MDQQHLIAYFDRIGLDEEPTRDIAGIGMMQRAHLETVPFENLDILAGKVPLDLSEEGLFDKIVGRGRGGICYELNFLYAAALHALGFDLELRGGRIYDDGDEFDHVFLMVTDPDNPASDPWITDVGFAYNIAAPIRFTPGIVQDDGRCQYRIDEIDVDGESWYHVIRIVNGDESLMFAFRDVAREPTDFDPRRTFFETDPSSRFLKGPLVCIDGEEGRVTLSMRRIKETRDGVVTERDIDYPDEFDDLLASVFKMRVNDQAKPDVIA from the coding sequence TTGGACCAGCAACATCTCATCGCCTACTTCGATCGCATCGGCCTTGACGAAGAGCCTACGCGTGATATCGCGGGCATCGGCATGATGCAGCGGGCCCATCTCGAGACGGTCCCTTTCGAAAACCTCGACATCCTTGCGGGCAAGGTTCCCCTAGATTTGAGCGAAGAGGGGCTTTTCGACAAGATCGTGGGGCGTGGGCGTGGCGGCATCTGCTACGAGCTCAACTTTCTCTACGCTGCGGCTCTCCATGCTCTCGGCTTCGACCTCGAGCTTAGGGGCGGACGCATTTACGATGACGGGGACGAATTCGACCATGTCTTTCTCATGGTGACCGACCCCGATAATCCCGCATCGGACCCCTGGATCACGGATGTCGGCTTTGCCTACAACATCGCCGCACCCATTCGCTTTACGCCGGGCATCGTACAGGATGACGGGCGCTGCCAGTACCGCATCGACGAGATCGACGTCGATGGCGAGTCCTGGTATCACGTCATACGCATCGTCAATGGCGACGAGTCGCTCATGTTCGCCTTCCGCGACGTGGCTCGCGAACCGACCGACTTTGACCCACGCCGCACCTTCTTCGAGACCGACCCGTCGTCGCGGTTCCTCAAGGGTCCGCTCGTATGCATCGATGGCGAGGAGGGTCGTGTCACGCTTTCCATGCGCCGCATCAAGGAAACGAGGGATGGCGTGGTCACCGAACGCGATATCGACTATCCTGACGAGTTTGACGACCTGCTCGCGAGTGTCTTCAAGATGCGCGTTAACGATCAAGCGAAACCAGATGTCATTGCATGA